One Prosthecochloris marina DNA window includes the following coding sequences:
- a CDS encoding flavodoxin — protein sequence MKTIGLFYGSETGNTEHVASMIAAEFGNGNVELHNIADADPQSLLSYDNIILGAPTWGFGELQSDWENFLPGFDELDLSGRTIAFFGLGDQVNYADVFLDAMGTIYEKVKERGGQTIGSWSVEGYDFAASTAVVDGNFVGLAIDVDNQDDMTPDRVTHWVSNISNSFQ from the coding sequence ATGAAAACCATCGGCTTGTTTTACGGCTCTGAAACTGGAAATACTGAGCATGTCGCATCGATGATTGCTGCCGAGTTTGGCAACGGCAATGTTGAACTACACAACATTGCCGATGCAGATCCTCAATCTCTTTTATCCTATGACAATATTATTCTCGGTGCACCGACCTGGGGATTTGGAGAGCTCCAAAGTGATTGGGAAAACTTTCTACCGGGCTTTGACGAGCTGGATCTTTCAGGCAGAACCATAGCCTTTTTCGGTCTCGGAGATCAAGTGAACTATGCAGATGTTTTTCTCGATGCCATGGGGACCATTTACGAAAAAGTCAAAGAAAGAGGTGGCCAAACAATTGGCTCGTGGTCTGTTGAAGGTTACGATTTCGCAGCTTCGACGGCTGTGGTAGACGGTAATTTCGTTGGTCTTGCGATCGATGTTGATAACCAGGACGACATGACACCCGATCGAGTCACTCATTGGGTATCGAACATCAGTAATTCGTTCCAGTAA
- a CDS encoding PepSY-associated TM helix domain-containing protein, translating into MSKKNRDSLRKINSILHRDLGYFFAGLIIAYCLSGIALNHIDDWNPDFIVSKNSLDFGQGYTIDDITDEVIAEFSSKAGESSFRLYDFPSERQVKIYYKDATLLVNLQDGTGEYEKISRRPLFYQVNVLHRNSVEWWKWASDIFAGMLIVITVSGLFMLRGNNGLSGRGKWLTTGGLIPPLAAIIIQNL; encoded by the coding sequence ATGAGTAAGAAAAACCGCGACTCTCTGAGAAAAATCAACAGCATCCTGCATCGTGACCTGGGCTATTTTTTTGCCGGATTGATCATAGCTTATTGTCTTTCCGGTATAGCTTTGAACCATATCGATGATTGGAACCCCGATTTCATTGTCAGCAAAAACAGTCTGGATTTCGGACAGGGTTACACGATCGACGACATTACTGATGAAGTGATAGCCGAATTCAGCTCTAAAGCGGGGGAATCATCGTTCAGACTCTATGACTTTCCTTCGGAAAGACAGGTAAAGATATACTACAAGGATGCCACTCTTCTCGTCAATTTGCAGGATGGCACCGGTGAATATGAAAAAATATCACGAAGACCGTTGTTCTATCAGGTCAATGTACTCCACCGCAACAGCGTAGAATGGTGGAAATGGGCCTCGGATATCTTTGCCGGGATGCTGATTGTCATTACAGTGTCAGGACTGTTCATGCTGAGAGGTAACAACGGTCTTTCTGGTCGAGGAAAATGGCTGACAACCGGGGGATTGATCCCTCCCCTCGCAGCCATTATCATTCAGAACCTTTGA
- a CDS encoding sirohydrochlorin chelatase, with translation MKHRFYRKYCPPLPQKIIAFLLIFLTACSTPEKETVDNSKTKSIGVLLLNHGSRSERWRSNLLDLERNISKEILAIEGIDGIRTAFMEHAEPSIADALEAFDREQYQHIVIIPIFLTIGTHMFDDIPTIIGKKENPASLEKMKLENIERYVPKAITHLAPPLDFSDLMKKNVLRRTRAFSTEAQEEGLVLVGYGSTAFDEQWTTLFNNVGTHVCNETGITDHTIAWCGHIAHYSPDTTTAAVNRILQKKKRAIVIPLLVSNSEQFQGEIIGSGIAKINDHESRVLYKPDAILPDIYLEQWVIDVAREYAENIQAGTKS, from the coding sequence ATGAAACACAGATTTTACCGGAAATATTGCCCTCCCCTTCCCCAAAAAATCATTGCATTTCTGCTGATTTTCCTGACAGCATGCAGCACACCGGAAAAGGAAACCGTTGACAATTCTAAGACAAAAAGCATAGGAGTGCTTCTGCTCAACCACGGCTCGAGGTCGGAGCGATGGCGCTCGAATCTGCTTGACCTGGAAAGAAACATATCGAAGGAAATTCTTGCCATTGAAGGGATAGACGGCATCAGGACTGCATTTATGGAACACGCTGAACCATCTATTGCCGATGCCCTGGAAGCGTTCGACCGTGAGCAGTACCAGCATATTGTCATCATTCCGATTTTTCTGACCATCGGCACTCACATGTTCGACGACATTCCTACGATTATCGGGAAAAAAGAAAATCCTGCCTCCCTCGAAAAAATGAAACTCGAAAACATAGAACGATATGTGCCGAAAGCAATAACACATCTCGCACCGCCTCTTGATTTTTCCGACCTCATGAAAAAAAATGTTCTCAGAAGAACGAGAGCATTTTCCACCGAAGCACAAGAAGAGGGTCTGGTGCTCGTAGGCTACGGTTCGACAGCATTTGACGAACAGTGGACAACACTGTTCAATAATGTAGGTACGCATGTCTGCAATGAAACAGGTATCACCGACCATACCATAGCCTGGTGCGGTCACATCGCCCATTACAGTCCGGACACGACCACTGCTGCGGTGAACCGTATACTCCAAAAGAAAAAACGAGCGATCGTCATCCCGTTGCTTGTATCGAACAGTGAACAATTTCAGGGGGAAATTATCGGTAGCGGCATTGCAAAAATAAACGACCATGAAAGCAGGGTTTTGTATAAACCCGACGCCATTCTCCCCGACATCTATCTGGAGCAGTGGGTTATCGATGTGGCAAGAGAATATGCTGAAAATATTCAAGCAGGAACCAAATCCTGA
- a CDS encoding TonB-dependent receptor plug domain-containing protein — protein sequence MKLHFNNRRIGSLALVLLFFAGSSGKVTAEPRNETLDKIVVSATKTPHTLGDVPVAAEVITREELLEKNVRTVQEALEKTTGLTIEANSGSYGDKGHVSIHGLEFRHTLVLIDGQRILGGHQNAIDIQQISIEMIERIEILKGPASALYGSDAVGGVINIITRGTPDSPEFSGSLGMGSRGTTIGTVSAGTGTGKLGGRFNYTYRESDGVDKEFDPYYEHILQGTLSYDLSETMDIDLKPYYSYSEMSKQDRFQERYGLNALFKWEPDDVSTARIRGSLFDYHHWTEDRATDYVLDDYELEVGYSRVLFDKHLVSAGYEFWQEEREDESKSLFVDQNLHSFYLQDEIDLSPVVIVLGGRLDAHEKWGEEINPKASVMYKASDALTFRASVGTAFKAPSLLKLYGDWMMGPYLVHANPDLEPEKSLGYQAGAEYAFSKDVTGKVSLFRNELEDLIDTRIVRMGPPPWDMYYENVDEAMTQGVEVNLDARLNDNISARAGYTLLDTENKLTGKELVHRPDHKFFAGVDFRIPVADLRMHIESAYTGERWDDEDNTIRLDDFWIWSASIAKEFGEYTEVFVKVDNIFDEKDIDDEYDIDGVEFLAGVRVDL from the coding sequence ATGAAATTACATTTCAATAACAGGAGAATCGGTTCACTTGCGCTGGTTTTGCTGTTTTTTGCCGGATCATCAGGTAAGGTGACGGCAGAGCCGCGCAACGAAACTCTCGACAAGATCGTTGTGAGTGCGACAAAAACGCCGCATACCCTGGGTGATGTGCCGGTCGCAGCCGAAGTCATTACACGTGAGGAGCTGCTCGAAAAAAATGTCCGTACGGTTCAAGAAGCTCTCGAAAAAACAACCGGGCTTACGATCGAGGCGAATTCCGGCTCTTACGGGGATAAGGGGCATGTAAGCATCCATGGGCTCGAGTTCCGTCATACTCTGGTGCTGATCGATGGGCAGCGGATTCTCGGAGGGCATCAGAACGCTATCGATATCCAGCAGATTTCCATCGAGATGATCGAAAGAATCGAGATTCTCAAGGGTCCGGCATCTGCTTTGTATGGCAGTGATGCCGTGGGAGGTGTGATCAACATCATTACTCGAGGGACTCCCGACAGTCCTGAATTTTCCGGTTCACTGGGGATGGGTTCACGGGGCACGACGATCGGAACCGTTTCGGCCGGGACAGGAACCGGGAAGCTCGGGGGTCGGTTCAACTACACCTACCGTGAGTCTGATGGAGTTGATAAAGAGTTCGATCCTTACTATGAGCATATTTTGCAGGGAACCCTGTCGTATGATCTTTCCGAAACAATGGATATAGATCTCAAGCCGTATTACTCCTATAGTGAAATGTCGAAACAGGATCGGTTCCAGGAGCGTTATGGTTTAAACGCACTTTTCAAATGGGAGCCGGATGATGTATCGACAGCACGGATAAGAGGTTCTCTGTTCGATTATCATCACTGGACGGAAGACAGGGCTACCGATTATGTACTGGATGATTATGAGCTGGAGGTTGGTTATTCGAGGGTGTTGTTCGATAAGCATCTGGTGAGCGCAGGTTATGAATTCTGGCAGGAAGAGCGTGAAGATGAAAGTAAATCGCTTTTTGTCGACCAAAATCTGCACAGCTTCTATCTGCAGGATGAGATCGATCTTTCACCGGTTGTCATAGTGCTGGGAGGGCGGCTCGATGCACATGAGAAATGGGGGGAAGAGATCAATCCCAAGGCCAGCGTTATGTATAAAGCATCTGATGCTTTAACCTTCAGAGCTTCGGTCGGGACGGCATTCAAGGCTCCTTCACTCTTGAAACTGTATGGTGACTGGATGATGGGGCCATACCTTGTTCATGCCAATCCTGATCTCGAGCCGGAAAAATCCCTGGGATATCAGGCTGGTGCCGAGTATGCGTTCAGCAAGGATGTGACCGGAAAGGTTTCGCTGTTCAGGAACGAGCTCGAGGATTTGATTGATACGAGAATTGTACGTATGGGGCCTCCTCCATGGGATATGTACTATGAAAATGTCGATGAAGCCATGACACAGGGGGTTGAGGTCAACCTGGATGCTCGCCTCAATGACAATATTTCAGCAAGGGCCGGATATACGCTGCTCGATACGGAAAACAAACTTACAGGAAAAGAACTGGTTCACAGACCCGACCACAAATTTTTTGCAGGTGTTGATTTCAGAATCCCGGTAGCGGATCTTCGTATGCATATCGAATCAGCGTATACCGGTGAGCGTTGGGATGACGAAGATAACACGATAAGGCTCGATGATTTCTGGATATGGAGCGCTTCCATTGCAAAGGAGTTCGGCGAGTATACCGAAGTATTTGTCAAGGTGGACAATATTTTTGATGAGAAAGACATCGATGATGAGTACGATATCGACGGAGTGGAATTTCTTGCCGGGGTAAGAGTTGACTTGTAA
- a CDS encoding ferritin, translated as MLSKTLQKAFNEQINKEQYSAQLYLSMAAYCESLNLPGIAHWLKEQQREEIGHAMQLYKYIIERGGRVELGVIEQPSLDFKSPTALFQDVLNHERSITASINKLYEKALKENDYASQVMLHGFIKEQVEEEASASEILETLKMAGEKGQALLMLDRQLARRGMG; from the coding sequence ATGTTGAGCAAAACTCTTCAGAAAGCATTCAACGAGCAGATAAACAAGGAGCAGTACTCTGCGCAGCTCTACCTTTCCATGGCAGCCTATTGTGAATCCCTGAATCTTCCGGGTATTGCCCATTGGCTGAAAGAGCAGCAGAGGGAAGAAATTGGACACGCCATGCAGTTGTACAAATATATCATTGAAAGAGGTGGTCGCGTAGAACTTGGGGTAATTGAACAGCCCTCATTGGATTTTAAATCACCAACTGCACTGTTCCAGGACGTACTGAATCATGAGCGTTCTATTACGGCTTCGATCAACAAGCTTTATGAAAAAGCCTTGAAAGAAAACGATTACGCTTCCCAGGTCATGCTCCATGGCTTCATCAAGGAACAAGTGGAAGAGGAAGCATCCGCATCCGAGATTCTCGAAACCCTTAAGATGGCTGGGGAAAAAGGCCAGGCCTTGCTGATGCTCGATCGCCAGCTTGCCCGCCGCGGCATGGGTTGA
- a CDS encoding sirohydrochlorin chelatase, whose protein sequence is MIYKTYFRKPLLLLFCLFWMVACTDNKSEPVEKPDSIEKKTGLLLLSHGSHSETWRNTLFELENNVSQRILERGDIAGIKTAFMEYHEPSIATRLKEFDKEGYSDVIIVPVLLTVSSHSFDDIPTIVGLKENPESVELLRLENIERYTPKANVHITPLLDFGKILESNVLRRTKALSKHPEEEGLVLIGYGSEPYETEWRDLFRSTAEYVARETGISEHSIGWCGHIVRYTPDSTTTAIDRILEKKKTAIVIPSLIAFDENFQIRIIGGGIEKIGNDKNRVLYKPDAILPDPDVEQWVIDISKEYAATISNQ, encoded by the coding sequence ATGATTTACAAGACTTACTTCAGAAAACCACTCCTCCTTCTCTTCTGTCTGTTCTGGATGGTAGCATGTACCGACAACAAGAGTGAACCAGTAGAAAAGCCGGACAGTATCGAAAAAAAAACCGGCCTTCTGTTACTCAGTCACGGGTCACATTCGGAAACGTGGCGTAATACATTGTTCGAACTTGAAAACAATGTCAGTCAAAGAATCCTTGAAAGGGGGGATATCGCCGGGATAAAAACAGCGTTTATGGAATACCATGAACCTTCAATAGCCACCCGTCTGAAAGAATTCGACAAGGAAGGTTATTCGGACGTCATTATCGTACCCGTTCTTTTGACGGTCAGCTCTCACTCCTTCGATGATATTCCGACCATCGTCGGTCTTAAAGAAAACCCGGAATCGGTTGAATTGCTGCGACTTGAAAACATCGAACGCTATACACCGAAAGCAAACGTGCATATCACACCACTTCTGGATTTCGGAAAAATCCTCGAAAGCAATGTCCTTCGACGGACAAAAGCTCTGTCAAAACACCCCGAAGAAGAGGGTCTGGTACTCATCGGATATGGTTCGGAACCTTATGAAACAGAGTGGAGAGACCTTTTCAGGTCGACAGCGGAATATGTAGCCCGTGAAACGGGTATCAGTGAACACAGCATAGGATGGTGCGGACACATTGTACGTTACACGCCCGATTCGACAACGACAGCCATCGATCGCATCCTCGAAAAGAAAAAAACAGCCATTGTTATCCCGTCTTTGATTGCTTTCGATGAAAATTTCCAGATACGCATCATTGGAGGTGGAATAGAAAAAATCGGGAATGATAAAAACAGAGTGCTCTATAAACCGGACGCCATACTACCCGACCCTGATGTCGAGCAATGGGTCATCGATATCAGCAAGGAGTATGCAGCTACAATCAGTAACCAGTAA
- a CDS encoding energy transducer TonB, translating to MSNKQINIISFAIAFAFHSACFLLYRIPPLESQAQLPSTAINLSLVSIPAKNTDARQQKAPCQPEKTNPLPAPVKKKTPEKKEKIKHQAIRPTKEKNLLQKTIDETGQDSQQKSSQASASKISSYLAIIRAQIEQNKHYPRFSKRQNHEGTSLIKLHIAKDGSVLQVTMLSSSGYEPLDKATLDAVNKSSPFPAPSDYELGELSLEIPVCYMLH from the coding sequence ATGAGCAATAAACAAATCAACATCATCTCATTTGCCATTGCTTTTGCATTCCATTCAGCCTGCTTTTTGCTCTACAGGATCCCCCCTCTTGAAAGCCAGGCACAATTACCCTCAACCGCAATCAACCTGAGCTTGGTGTCGATACCGGCAAAAAACACTGACGCACGACAACAGAAAGCACCTTGCCAGCCGGAAAAAACAAATCCGTTACCCGCCCCCGTTAAGAAGAAAACCCCTGAAAAAAAGGAAAAGATAAAACATCAAGCGATCCGGCCGACGAAGGAAAAAAACCTGCTTCAGAAGACAATCGATGAAACAGGACAAGACTCACAGCAAAAATCCTCTCAGGCGTCTGCTTCGAAAATCAGCAGTTACCTGGCTATAATCCGTGCTCAAATCGAACAGAACAAGCACTATCCCCGTTTTTCAAAAAGGCAAAACCATGAAGGCACCTCGCTCATCAAGCTTCATATTGCAAAAGACGGGAGCGTCCTACAGGTTACCATGCTTTCCTCCTCTGGCTATGAGCCCCTTGATAAAGCAACTCTTGATGCCGTCAATAAATCGTCACCATTTCCCGCGCCATCCGATTACGAGCTTGGCGAATTGAGCCTGGAAATTCCAGTGTGCTACATGCTCCACTGA
- a CDS encoding MotA/TolQ/ExbB proton channel family protein has product MWYFFDAGGPLMYLLLACSVLTLAYTIERSIHFFRAGRSADVPEAVHDLIEKEQIDGALRLSQASSGPVAAVLTAGLLHAGEKKESIEEEVTLTGNKEIKRLSKNLHLIELISRIAPLIGLLGTVLGMVNAFQQVAYANSSVDPSMLAGGIWEALLTTAAGLGVAIPSMVVHHLLEEKVQSFTFLMQYYGSEAIKHLGK; this is encoded by the coding sequence ATGTGGTATTTTTTTGATGCTGGTGGCCCCCTGATGTATCTGCTTCTTGCTTGCTCTGTTCTGACACTGGCATACACCATCGAACGAAGCATTCATTTTTTCAGGGCGGGACGCTCGGCCGATGTCCCTGAAGCCGTTCATGATCTTATCGAAAAGGAACAGATCGATGGAGCATTGCGGCTTTCCCAAGCATCATCCGGCCCGGTTGCAGCTGTACTCACGGCGGGACTTTTGCACGCAGGGGAAAAAAAGGAATCAATCGAAGAAGAAGTGACTTTGACCGGAAACAAAGAAATCAAGAGGCTCAGCAAAAACCTGCATCTTATCGAATTGATCAGTAGAATTGCACCACTCATAGGCCTGCTTGGCACAGTTCTCGGTATGGTCAATGCGTTTCAACAGGTAGCCTATGCGAACAGCTCTGTTGATCCATCCATGCTGGCAGGAGGAATATGGGAAGCGTTGCTGACAACAGCAGCAGGACTCGGAGTAGCTATCCCGTCGATGGTTGTGCATCACCTACTCGAAGAGAAAGTACAATCCTTTACCTTCCTGATGCAATACTACGGCTCGGAAGCCATAAAACATCTTGGAAAATAA
- a CDS encoding TonB-dependent receptor plug domain-containing protein, producing the protein MVKKLVGIAAVAVGCSSFVYADETVQHHQLGEMVVTATLSETPVEKIPAAIEIIDRGDIEEMGAQTLHQVLTEAQGVNLEPASGRMSTVRLRGLSSSKTLVMIDGMRLPTGFQDKVDLGEIPAGLIERIEIVRGSASALYGSDAIGGVVNVITRKPTSETSAWLNAQYGESRHGEAENTAFDAGVSGSSGALGYVIAGSFVDKGRFDFDTADQQTDGDDKEVTAGAATLTWEIDEGSELAVGVTYADVEREGLRPKRKKENDWLNTSERLTGRIEFKKALTESSSMLFRAYRSEYDWDVSLTPTDGSEPELHDVEQTTDQFEGRWVGSLFGSHKLTAGIEYRTEERTEDGVESDIDNLGLFLQDEVSVTNRLNAILGLRFDDHSGFGSVYSPRLGAAYQLNDYLRVRGSYGEGFRAPSAFELYSGSPYTIRRILIPNPDLDPETSRTWEVGADLDYSALRVNVTLFRNHIDDMIAEVFTGRYQGSKPKIPINEMQNIAEAMTQGLELTVRLDLGYGLSLAEELTMLKGENRTTGEKLLYVPDVSNVLKLAYNEPSVGFSGNVRVVTVGSQYTGVETEAEAYSIVNVYASKSLTDNVRLYTGVDNLFDKEVDGGYGNVYGAGSSGTFVYGGLSLNL; encoded by the coding sequence ATGGTGAAAAAATTAGTTGGTATTGCAGCGGTAGCCGTAGGTTGTTCTTCTTTTGTTTATGCTGATGAAACTGTTCAGCATCATCAGCTTGGTGAGATGGTAGTGACGGCGACGTTGTCGGAAACACCGGTCGAAAAGATTCCTGCTGCCATCGAAATCATAGATCGAGGTGATATTGAAGAAATGGGGGCGCAGACACTGCATCAGGTGTTGACTGAAGCGCAAGGGGTCAATCTCGAACCAGCCAGTGGACGAATGAGCACTGTTCGTTTGCGCGGGTTGAGCAGCAGCAAGACCCTTGTGATGATCGATGGTATGCGCTTGCCGACAGGGTTTCAGGATAAGGTCGATCTGGGAGAAATTCCTGCTGGACTGATCGAAAGGATCGAAATCGTTCGGGGCTCGGCTTCAGCACTTTATGGTAGTGATGCTATAGGCGGTGTTGTCAATGTCATAACCAGGAAACCGACCAGTGAAACATCCGCATGGTTGAACGCTCAGTACGGAGAGAGTCGGCACGGTGAAGCTGAAAACACGGCATTCGATGCAGGAGTAAGCGGTAGCTCCGGGGCATTGGGGTATGTTATCGCGGGTTCTTTTGTCGATAAAGGCAGGTTTGATTTCGATACAGCGGATCAGCAAACCGATGGAGACGACAAAGAGGTTACAGCTGGAGCGGCAACCCTGACATGGGAAATCGATGAAGGTTCGGAACTGGCTGTCGGTGTCACCTATGCCGATGTAGAGCGTGAGGGGTTACGCCCGAAAAGGAAAAAGGAAAACGATTGGCTGAATACATCGGAAAGATTAACCGGGCGGATAGAGTTCAAGAAAGCGCTCACAGAAAGTTCCAGCATGTTGTTTCGTGCTTATCGTTCGGAATATGACTGGGACGTCAGTCTTACCCCGACGGACGGTTCCGAGCCTGAACTACACGATGTCGAGCAGACTACCGACCAGTTCGAGGGCCGTTGGGTAGGTTCCCTGTTCGGTAGCCACAAGCTGACAGCCGGAATCGAGTATCGCACTGAAGAACGGACTGAAGATGGTGTCGAGAGTGACATCGACAACCTTGGACTTTTTCTTCAGGATGAAGTGTCCGTTACCAACAGACTGAACGCCATTCTCGGCTTGCGTTTCGACGATCATTCAGGGTTTGGATCGGTGTATAGCCCGAGATTGGGGGCAGCTTATCAGTTGAATGATTATTTGCGTGTAAGAGGGTCGTATGGCGAGGGTTTCCGTGCTCCTTCAGCTTTTGAACTCTATTCCGGTTCACCCTATACCATAAGGAGAATCCTTATCCCGAATCCCGACCTCGATCCGGAAACGTCGCGTACGTGGGAAGTCGGGGCTGATCTCGATTACAGTGCTCTCAGGGTGAACGTTACCCTGTTCCGCAATCACATCGACGATATGATCGCTGAAGTCTTTACCGGCCGATACCAGGGATCGAAACCGAAGATACCGATCAATGAAATGCAAAATATTGCCGAGGCCATGACCCAAGGGCTCGAATTGACGGTCAGGCTGGATCTTGGCTACGGACTGTCGCTGGCTGAAGAGTTGACCATGCTGAAAGGGGAGAACCGAACGACGGGAGAAAAACTGCTGTATGTTCCTGATGTTTCAAATGTTCTCAAGCTGGCTTACAACGAGCCCTCTGTCGGTTTTTCAGGTAATGTCAGGGTGGTGACCGTAGGGAGTCAGTATACAGGAGTCGAAACTGAAGCTGAAGCGTACTCCATCGTCAATGTGTATGCCTCGAAATCGTTGACGGACAATGTTCGTCTCTATACGGGTGTTGACAATCTGTTCGACAAGGAGGTTGACGGTGGGTATGGAAACGTCTACGGGGCGGGGAGCAGCGGAACTTTTGTCTATGGTGGTTTAAGTCTCAATCTGTAA
- a CDS encoding c-type cytochrome, which produces MKKKFLFGRHVLLALSLACITGGYGCGSPQNSSDNNDSQGEAAEVIDGGSIYKRYCSRCHSMEPPPKFGPPIKGIAIHYREAFAEKKEAVEHMVTFMQKPDASLSKCRPEAIRRFGLMPAMNMSEEKLRVVSEWLWEQFDPELKRLHDSGHHH; this is translated from the coding sequence GTGAAAAAAAAGTTTTTGTTCGGGCGACATGTGCTGCTTGCACTATCGCTTGCCTGCATTACCGGGGGATATGGATGTGGTTCCCCTCAGAACTCTTCGGATAACAATGATAGTCAGGGTGAAGCTGCAGAAGTGATTGATGGTGGATCGATTTATAAACGCTACTGCAGCAGATGTCATTCCATGGAGCCACCTCCGAAATTCGGTCCACCGATAAAAGGTATCGCAATACATTACCGTGAGGCTTTTGCCGAAAAAAAAGAGGCAGTAGAACATATGGTGACCTTCATGCAGAAGCCCGATGCTTCACTCTCAAAATGTCGTCCTGAAGCAATACGTCGTTTCGGGCTTATGCCTGCCATGAACATGTCTGAAGAAAAATTGAGAGTGGTTTCCGAGTGGCTTTGGGAGCAATTTGATCCGGAACTGAAACGTCTCCATGATTCCGGTCATCATCATTGA
- a CDS encoding YezD family protein, producing the protein MIDNSEKKAVSHNDCKSQDTIILEELVQCFKNIAYGEVVVTIHDSRIVQIERREKKRFPPEK; encoded by the coding sequence ATGATAGACAATTCTGAGAAGAAAGCGGTAAGTCACAATGACTGCAAGAGTCAGGACACCATTATTCTGGAAGAGTTGGTTCAGTGTTTTAAAAATATTGCGTACGGGGAAGTTGTTGTCACTATACACGATTCCAGAATTGTTCAGATCGAGCGGCGTGAAAAAAAAAGATTTCCGCCGGAGAAATAA
- the dmeF gene encoding CDF family Co(II)/Ni(II) efflux transporter DmeF: MHAHTLTRWQHSHDFITINNKGEQRTRYVLLLTAVTMVAEIFAGSIYGSMALLADGWHMATHVAAFMITIFAYRYARKHANDPAFTFGTGKVTVLGGFSSAVALAVVALVMVVESLERIMNPQVIHFNEAITVATIGLLVNLVSAFMLKDEHAHHHHGHTHEHNHRHDHNLRAAYLHVLADALTSLLAIIALMAGKHAGWNWLDPVMGVVGAVVITRWSYGLLRETGPILLDASIEKEYRRKILDAIEKDADNKVSDMHIWKVGANDYAAIISLVTHFPNATEHYKNLLRPYEQLSHVTIEVQECKEPPCITPQLSGQPLQR, from the coding sequence ATGCACGCACATACATTGACTCGATGGCAACACAGCCACGACTTTATCACGATAAACAACAAAGGGGAACAGCGCACACGCTACGTTCTTCTCTTAACAGCCGTTACCATGGTAGCCGAAATCTTTGCCGGCAGCATATACGGTTCGATGGCTCTTCTTGCCGATGGGTGGCACATGGCTACACACGTAGCAGCGTTCATGATCACTATTTTCGCCTACCGATACGCCCGCAAACATGCCAATGATCCCGCATTCACCTTTGGTACCGGCAAAGTCACGGTGCTGGGGGGCTTTTCGAGCGCGGTCGCCCTTGCTGTCGTAGCTCTCGTGATGGTCGTGGAATCGCTGGAACGAATCATGAATCCTCAGGTCATTCATTTCAATGAAGCCATTACTGTCGCAACCATCGGACTCCTGGTCAATCTAGTCAGCGCCTTTATGCTCAAGGACGAACACGCACACCACCATCATGGGCATACACACGAACACAATCACCGCCACGACCACAATTTGCGTGCGGCGTACCTGCATGTCTTGGCTGACGCCCTGACGTCATTGCTTGCTATCATAGCGCTCATGGCAGGCAAACATGCAGGCTGGAACTGGCTGGATCCGGTAATGGGCGTTGTTGGAGCCGTTGTCATAACCCGCTGGTCATACGGATTGCTCAGGGAAACCGGACCGATACTGCTCGATGCGAGTATCGAGAAAGAGTATCGAAGAAAGATACTCGACGCCATCGAGAAGGACGCTGATAACAAAGTTTCCGATATGCACATATGGAAAGTGGGAGCGAACGACTATGCTGCAATAATTTCTCTGGTAACCCACTTCCCGAATGCAACAGAACATTACAAGAATCTGTTACGTCCTTATGAACAGTTATCACATGTTACCATAGAAGTACAGGAATGTAAGGAACCTCCCTGTATCACACCGCAGCTTTCCGGTCAGCCGCTGCAGCGGTGA
- a CDS encoding ExbD/TolR family protein produces the protein MLEFLTPSKKRKWLDLTPMIDVVFLLLIFFMLTSIYAKPMMPVSLPESETSTVQEEPEITLGISSDGSLSLNSQNITIDQLYERLSGLLDRHREKNIRLIADKQIHFGLVINVMDIAKKAGADNIAVVTEKKAAL, from the coding sequence ATGCTGGAATTTCTAACACCCTCAAAAAAAAGGAAATGGCTCGACCTGACACCAATGATTGATGTGGTATTTCTTTTATTGATTTTTTTCATGCTGACATCGATTTATGCAAAACCAATGATGCCGGTCAGTCTTCCGGAATCAGAAACGTCAACCGTTCAGGAAGAACCTGAAATAACTCTCGGTATAAGCAGCGACGGCTCCCTGTCGCTCAACAGCCAGAACATAACTATAGATCAGCTCTATGAGCGACTCTCCGGGCTCCTGGACAGGCATCGCGAGAAAAACATACGACTCATAGCCGACAAACAGATTCATTTCGGCCTGGTAATAAACGTCATGGACATCGCCAAAAAAGCAGGTGCAGACAATATCGCTGTTGTAACGGAAAAAAAAGCGGCGTTATGA